Part of the Janibacter endophyticus genome is shown below.
GACGTCACGGCGCTGACCGGCCAGATCGTCACGGGTCTGACGCGGCGATGACCGGGCGACGCGGCGAGCCCACCCACGAGCGCTTCGAGCAGCGCGCGGCCGAGGTGGCCGCGGCACGCCGGGGGCGGTGGCTCTGGGGTGCGGTGGTCGCCGCCGTCGTGACGGGGCTGGTCTACCTCGTCGGGTTCAGCCCGGCCCTCACCGCGGAGACGATCAGCGTCACGGGGGCAGACCCGGCGGACAAGAAGGCGGTCACCGCGATCGTCTCGGGAGTCCGAGGGACGCCTCTCGCGCGGGTCGACACCGGCGACCTCGTGAGCGAGATCGAGGAGCTGCCCGGCGTTCAGTCGGTCCGCGTCGAGCGGTCCTGGCCTCGCACGCTGTCCGTCGACGTCCTCGCCAGGGTGCCTGCGCTGGCCGTGGAACGATCTCAAGGTCAGGTAGAGGTCTATGACATGGAGGGCGTGCGGATCCGCACCGTGCGGTCTGCGCCGAAGGGGGTGCCGAAGGTCGCGGCGACGCAGGGCGCGACGGTCTCCGCCGAGGGGGTCTCGGCCGCTCGCTCGATGCTCGAGGCGCTGCCTGAGAAGCTCCGTGGACAGGTCCGCTCGGTGACCGTCGATGCGGCGGACCACGTGACCTTCAGAGCGGGGAGGACGACTGTCGTCTGGGGCGACAGCTCCGAACCTCAGCTCAAGGTCAAGGTGGTTGAGCTGCTCCTCCAGAAGAAGCCGAAGCTGCTCGACGTGTCCGCCCCGACGACCCCGGTGACCCGCTGAGCGCACGACACGCGGGTCGCCTTCTTGCGGCGGGGGCCCAGGACGCATAACGTCAGCGCCACACCGTGCGTGACCAAAACGTGATCTCAAGTTGAGATCGAGATCTCTGGCAAGGTCTCTCCCGGTGGACGAACCCGCTCAGCCGCTCGCAACGCACCCAGGAGAACCCCGTGGCATCTGCCCAGAACTACCTCGCCGTCATCAAGGTCGTCGGCATCGGCGGCGGAGGTGTCAACGCGATCAACCGGATGATCGAGGTGGGCCTCAAGGGTGTCGAGTTCATCGCCATCAACACCGACGCGCAGGCGCTCCTCATGAGCGACGCCGACGTCAAGCTCGACGTCGGCCGGGAGAACACCCGCGGTCTCGGAGCCGGCGCCGACCCGGAGGTCGGCAAGAAGGCCGCCGAGGACCACGCCGACGAGATCGAGGAGGTCCTCAAGGGGGCCGACATGGTCTTCGTCACCGCGGGCGAGGGTGGCGGCACCGGCACGGGTGGTGCGCCCGTCGTCGCGAAGATCGCCCGGGGCCTCGGCGCCCTGACCATCGGTGTCGTGACGCGCCCCTTCACCTTCGAGGGTCGCCGTCGCGCCAACCAGGCCGAGACGGGTATCGGTCAGCTCCGCGAGGAGGTCGACACGCTCATCGTCATCCCGAACGACCGGCTGCTCTCGATCAGCGACCGCGCCGTCTCGATGCTCGACGCCTTCCGCAGCGCCGACCAGGTGCTCCTCTCCGGCGTCCAGGGCATTACCGACCTCATCACGACGCCCGGTCTGATCAACCTCGACTTCGCCGACGTCAAGTCGGTCATGCAGGGCGCCGGCTCGGCGCTCATGGGCATCGGCTCGGCCCGGGGCGAGGACCGCGCGGTCCAGGCCGCCGAGCTCGCGATCAGCAGCCCGCTCCTCGAGGCGAGCATCGACGGCGCCCACGGTGTGCTGCTCTCGATCCAGGGTGGCTCCGACATCGGTCTCTTCGAGATCAACGAGGCCGCGCGTCTCGTCCAGGAGGCTGCCCACCCCGACGCCAACATCATCTTCGGCACCGTCGTCGACGATGCCCTCGGTGACGAGGTGCGCGTCACCGTCATCGCCGCCGGCTTCGACGGCGGCACCCCGAACCGTCGCCCCGACGAGCGCGCCCTCGGCACGATCCAGGGTTCCGCAGCGCAGCAGGGCCGTCCCGCGCAGGCCGCCCCGGCCCCCCAGCAGGGCGCCCCGCAGGCTGCTCCGCAGCAGGGTGGCCAGCCCCAGGGCGGTCAGGCTCCTGGCGGTCAGCCTCAGGTCGGCCAGCCCCAGGGTGCTCAGCCCCAGGGGGGCCAGCCGGCCGCCGCACCCCAGGCCTCGGCGCAGGGTGGCCAGGCGCCCGTCGGCGACGCCGTGCAGGGCGGCCCCGCCCAGGACGCCCCGGCCCAGCAGGCGCGCCCCCAGGCCCAGCAGCCGCCGCGCCAGGTGACCTTCGACGAGGGCGACGACCTCGACATCCCCGACTTCCTCAAGTGAGCCGGGACTGAGCGCGACGCAGACCGACGTACCCGTGACGACCCCTTCGCCCCAGGCCCCGACGCAGCAGCCGCTGCGCTGGGCCCGACGGGACGGAGGGGTCGTCCGCGTCGTCACCCACCGTCTCGGCGGGACCAGCCGCGGCGTCTACGACGGGCTCAACCTCGGCGTCCACGTCGGCGATGACCTCGCCGACGTCGAGCGCAACCGGCAGGTCGTCGAGGAGGCTGTCGGGATGCCGGTGGCCTACATGGACCAGGTCCACGGCGCGGACGTCGTCGAGGTGCGCGACGCCGCCAGCGTCCCGACCTGCGACGCCGTCGTCACGACCACACCCGGCCTGGCGCTGGCCGCCCTCGTCGCCGACTGCACGCCAGTCCTCCTCACCGACCCCGAGGCCGGCGTCGTCGGTGCGGCCCACGCCGGCCGCCCCGGGATGCTCGCCCGGGTCGTCCCGGCCGCGGTCGAGGCCATGCGCGACCTCGGCGCCCGTCGCATCGAGGCGACGGTCGGCCCGTCGGTGTGCGCCCGCTGCTACGAGGTGCCCGAGGCGATGCGCGCCGACGCCGCCCGGGAGAACCCCGCCGCCTTCGCCACCACCTGGCAGGGCACGCCCGCCATCGACGTCGCCGCGGGGGTCGTCGAGCAGCTCGTCGCCC
Proteins encoded:
- a CDS encoding cell division protein FtsQ/DivIB is translated as MTGRRGEPTHERFEQRAAEVAAARRGRWLWGAVVAAVVTGLVYLVGFSPALTAETISVTGADPADKKAVTAIVSGVRGTPLARVDTGDLVSEIEELPGVQSVRVERSWPRTLSVDVLARVPALAVERSQGQVEVYDMEGVRIRTVRSAPKGVPKVAATQGATVSAEGVSAARSMLEALPEKLRGQVRSVTVDAADHVTFRAGRTTVVWGDSSEPQLKVKVVELLLQKKPKLLDVSAPTTPVTR
- the ftsZ gene encoding cell division protein FtsZ, translating into MASAQNYLAVIKVVGIGGGGVNAINRMIEVGLKGVEFIAINTDAQALLMSDADVKLDVGRENTRGLGAGADPEVGKKAAEDHADEIEEVLKGADMVFVTAGEGGGTGTGGAPVVAKIARGLGALTIGVVTRPFTFEGRRRANQAETGIGQLREEVDTLIVIPNDRLLSISDRAVSMLDAFRSADQVLLSGVQGITDLITTPGLINLDFADVKSVMQGAGSALMGIGSARGEDRAVQAAELAISSPLLEASIDGAHGVLLSIQGGSDIGLFEINEAARLVQEAAHPDANIIFGTVVDDALGDEVRVTVIAAGFDGGTPNRRPDERALGTIQGSAAQQGRPAQAAPAPQQGAPQAAPQQGGQPQGGQAPGGQPQVGQPQGAQPQGGQPAAAPQASAQGGQAPVGDAVQGGPAQDAPAQQARPQAQQPPRQVTFDEGDDLDIPDFLK
- the pgeF gene encoding peptidoglycan editing factor PgeF, which encodes MTTPSPQAPTQQPLRWARRDGGVVRVVTHRLGGTSRGVYDGLNLGVHVGDDLADVERNRQVVEEAVGMPVAYMDQVHGADVVEVRDAASVPTCDAVVTTTPGLALAALVADCTPVLLTDPEAGVVGAAHAGRPGMLARVVPAAVEAMRDLGARRIEATVGPSVCARCYEVPEAMRADAARENPAAFATTWQGTPAIDVAAGVVEQLVALDVDVTWLPGCTREEPTLYSYRRDGQTGRFAGVVGMTR